The following coding sequences lie in one Xiphophorus maculatus strain JP 163 A chromosome 4, X_maculatus-5.0-male, whole genome shotgun sequence genomic window:
- the c4h15orf48 gene encoding normal mucosa of esophagus-specific gene 1 protein, which produces MSGFFQLLMKKKELIPIVGFMAFAATGSSSVAIYFLFHKNDVILNRTSNPEPWERVDPSKPQKFVTINQKWEPVETLEMVKSMTK; this is translated from the exons atgtccGGATTCTTCCAGTTGTTGATGAAGAAGAAGGAG TTGATTCCTATTGTGGGATTCATGGCTTTTGCTGCAACAGGATCATCATCAGTTGCCATCTATTTTCTGTTCCACAAGAATGATGTGAT TTTGAACAGGACTTCAAATCCAGAACCTTGGGAACGAGTGGACCCATCAAAACCTCAAAAG tttgtcaccATCAATCAGAAGTGGGAACCAGTGGAGACTCTGGAAATGGTGAAGTCCATGACCAAATAA
- the LOC102233578 gene encoding normal mucosa of esophagus-specific gene 1 protein-like, giving the protein MSGFIQLLKKRKELIPLVGFMAFAATGATSASLYFLFTKSDVILNRTTNPEPWERLDPSKPQKLITINQQWKPVETLEMVKSMTK; this is encoded by the exons ATGTCTGGATTCATCCAGTTGTtgaagaagaggaaggag CTGATCCCTCTGGTGGGATTCATGGCGTTCGCAGCAACAGGAGCCACATCTGCTTCCCTCTACTTTCTGTTCACCAAATCCGATGTGAT TTTGAACAGGACTACAAACCCAGAACCATGGGAAAGACTGGACCCATCAAAGCCCCAAAAg CTAATCACCATCAATCAGCAATGGAAACCAGTGGAAACTCTGGAAATGGTGAAGTCCATGaccaaataa